The region ATCTGCTGCTGTTCATCGGCCCGGTGCTCCTCCGCCAGCGTCATAAAGTCCGCCCCAGCCAGCAATTGGGTGCGCAGTTCCCGCATGGTCTTGAAGACTTCGTTACGGCTCTGGGCACCCTGCAGGTTTTTGGTGATGTGGGCTACGCGGATGATTTCCTCCGTCATGTAGAGGGGCAGATTGCTCTCGTAGGCGGCGGTCAGCTCTTCTTCCGAATAGTCTGGATCCGCGCCATAGATGTCCCCCAGCATCTTGTCCAGCCGCACGCCGCCTTTCACATTCTCCCGCACCACGGCCTCATCCTTGTACGGCATGCCGATGTTCATGTAGAACTGGGTTTCGCCACCTGCCTCCTCAATGAGCTTTTGCAGGCGTGCGCTGACATCCTCATCCGAGACTTCCGGGAAGCGTTTGACGGACTCCTGGTTCAGCAGCACGCGGGAGACGAGATTGTCTTTGGCATATCCGCGAAACTCCTGGTCACGCTCACAGCAGGCCACCTGGAGCATGCGCTCATAGTGCCCCTTCACATTGCGGAATTCTCCTTCGATGACTTCGTCGTCAATTTCTTCGCCGTTAATGATCAGTGCCATGCCGCACACGGAGCGCGGAGGCAGGGGCGAGGCAAGGTGAAAGTGGCATCATCCAGGCGGATGCCCGGCCTCCCAGGCCGGGGTAACTCAGGCCAGAGGCGGCTGCGGAGAGTTTTCCTCTTCTTCATCCTTCTTCTCAGGCACCGGTTTCGGCTTGGGAAGGATGCGATGAACCAGGGAAGATGCGGATTTGAAAGGAATGAACAGCACCATGAACAAGTTGCCGATGATGAGATCGTAAAGCCTCACTGGCAGCATCAACACCTGCAAGATCGGCTTCAGGATGGTCTT is a window of Prosthecobacter algae DNA encoding:
- a CDS encoding peptidylprolyl isomerase gives rise to the protein MALIINGEEIDDEVIEGEFRNVKGHYERMLQVACCERDQEFRGYAKDNLVSRVLLNQESVKRFPEVSDEDVSARLQKLIEEAGGETQFYMNIGMPYKDEAVVRENVKGGVRLDKMLGDIYGADPDYSEEELTAAYESNLPLYMTEEIIRVAHITKNLQGAQSRNEVFKTMRELRTQLLAGADFMTLAEEHRADEQQQIDLGWFKRGEFMEEFEVIAFSMNDREISPVFTTQLGFHLCTVLGRKSPEAIPFAAVKEAVRQRLLESHKDTRFNEFIAQLKSEAKIEDTDPDEAGESGGH